ccATCTTATAAGCAACATTTACTGGAGTTTTTACCACTGAAACCAATATCCAAAATAAATAAGCCcactctataaaaaaaaagcacaacctGTATCTGCTTCTACgaaacacaaactgacacatCAATTTATGAATATATAAAGGTTGCTGCTAACATCTACTGTTTGAGTGACAACtgatttcagaaaacaaaaagtaaaagctAACAAATATTTAGCAATCAGTGTTTCCTATCatatattttaatgtgtttattttcaacaCATTCCATAAAAACGCTCAAATCACAAAGTAAAGCAGTAATATATTTCTGCCTGAGAGGACACCAGATGTCAGTCGGGGCAGCTAGCCGAGCTGCGGCTAATGCAAGCTCACTTTGTTTTCCTGTTCGCATTCGTTCATCGTTCAGCGGCTCTTATTGGAACAATAATCAAACCTGTCTTCCTTCCCTCGTTTCCCTCCTCCCTGCCAGGTGCGTTGGCTGGCCTGATCGACATCGCTGCTGATTGGCTGAACGACCTGAAGGAGGGCGTGTGTCTGAGCGCCATGTGGTTCAACCACGAGCAGTGCTGCTGGACGTCCAACGAGACCACCTTCGCCGAGCGAGACAAGTGTCCTCAGTGGAAGAGCTGGGCGGAGCTTATACTGGGGCAGGCTGAGGTAGACCTAACACGGGCACAAGTTACTGTTTTATCCTGAAAGTAACACAAGAGACACAACTCAGCTTTCATTCAAAACATCTGAAATTTACTTAAAGGTCACTTATTATTCAaattttaaaacagtttcaataagtctcagagctccctaaaacatgtctgtgacgTTTCccctctgatcctgtatttgatcatgcctataaacccctctatttcagccctgtagctttaaatgtaaatgataaTGCTGCTGTATGAATGGCTGCTCAAAGGTACGTGATTTTTAAATTAACCATAGTACGCTAATCCACTCTGACCGCTGTTCCTGTCAGAGCTTTAATAATATGCTGCCTTTGTGTACTGGTGAAAGGCCCTCACTTTAATACACTGTTATTTTCCCCCGACATATATAGTAACTACTCATATTATAAGTGGAATAATTAGCAGAAAGTGTTGAGATAAATGTAGGTATGAATCGAGTGTAGTGAATACAAATGAGACCGCTGTGGAATTGAAAACATTAAAGCtagaaaacaaagcagaagcTGTCAGAAATGTGCCGACGTATTCAGAGTTTGAATATTTTATgagaagaaatcaaaacaagctGCTTGCATAAGAAAATGTAAGATGACTATAAAACATGCAAAATAATTATACATTAGTctctttgccttttttgttgttaataaaataaatgtatacagCTGAAAGAGTTGAAGTTTGAAATGCTCCACAGCTGATAGAGCGGAGTGGTAGAAGCGATCATGAACCAGGCATAAaccctgttttgttttctcctccttcctcccctccctgcAGGGCCCCGGCTCGTACATCATGAACTACTTCATGTACATCTACTGGGCTCTGTCCTTCGCCTTCCTCGCTGTCTGTCTGGTCAAGGTGTTCGCTCCCTACGCCTGCGGCTCAGGGATCCCAGAGGTGAGACAAAAATGATGCTTTTACAAATCCcctgataaaataaatatctgactctttttttttggctctgtGACTTTTCCACCTCTCAAATGAAGAATAAAGAAGTTTGATATTTTGCAGCATTAAAGTCGATTCTCTTGGATGCTGGGGTTTCCTAGGAGAACTTGAAGGCACCTCAGAGAAGAGGTTCAAAGCAGTTCAAGTGAACATAGAAAATGGTGCACTATGTTAAACTAGTTTTTGCTACATTCAGATATGAATAAGGTCAGCATgcggtctctgtctctgtgattcAGAGTGTGTGGAGGAGCTTCTGCAGGATTTCTGCAGACTGTCGATGTTCTGTTTTATCCCTCGgctctttcattttctcctgTCTCGTTGATTTGCTCACAGTGTCAGAAACATGTAGTGGCATGTGAACTGGAGTGTATAAATCTCTGCAGCTGACTCTACCACTCCATGGAAGTGGTCTAGTTAGTCATGTGCACTCTGCAGGATCCACATAGTCCCCCTGTAAAGTGGcttcaaaatgtgaatttagTGTTCAGCAGGAGGGATGAGAAGTTTGAGAAAGAAGCTGTTTCGAGgttttagaaatatttttttattgccttCATTTCCATCATTAATCTGATTGATCTGCAGTCATGCTCTAAATCTAAGCTGGTTAATTAGTAGATAGATAATTACTTTGAAATCACCTGAAAGTGGAGTCATTTAACGAAAAAACACAGtggattaaaaatgtctttgtgtcatttcttAAACCCCGGcccctctttcttctctccccaGATCAAGACCATCCTGAGTGGATTCATTATCCGGGGCTACCTGGGGAAGTGGACCCTGATGATAAAGACCATCACCCTGGTTCTGGCTGTGGCGTCGGGTCTCAGTCTGGGGAAGGAGGGACCCCTGGTCCACGTGGCCTGCTGCTGTGGGAACATCTTCTCTTACCTCTTCCCCAAATACAGCAAGAACGAGGCCAAGAAGcgagaggtgagagaggagcGAGAGATTTTACATTTAGGCCTTTCACCCTTTAGAGGATATCTTAAAAGACTCTTAAATCTGCATGATTTACCCTTTTCTCAGTTAGTAGAGTATTATGGCAGTAGTCATTAACCGGAGCTTCAGGTGATTGGTTGGTGGCTGAGTTACAGTTTAGACACAACATTAAACCACGGCTGCTTCCTAcagtataaaaaatataaagggTGAGGACCTacgactgtataaaacatggacgttttctcagtgatgtcactcattgGTTTCTAAAGGTCCATTTTGAAGCCTAACgatggcggtcaccatattTATAATGTTGTCCAAGACTAACTTTCTGTCAACCTAGAAACAGGCAAGAAAGAAAGAGGCGGGACAACAACTACAACAcgtccacctgtcagtcaactcagcaaagcccctaattatgcaaaactCTCGGCTTTCATCAAAACGGATTTAGAAAATcaacccccgtacagtgtgtgccaataaaAACACGATCTTTTGAGTTGTTTTTGAACGGAGTTGAAGCGTCTTAAGATGCAGAGCTTGGACTTCATTTTAAGGCTGAAGCTGAGGTTGGTTGTTTTGTTCCCTCAGGTTCTCTCGGCTGCTTCGGCCGCCGGAGTCTCTGTTGCTTTTGGAGCGCCGATCGGAGGAGTTCTCTTCAGCCTGGAGGAGGTACAGTCACATGTTTCTTTAACAAACTCATAAACTGAACAGACTTTTAAACCAAAGccaatcttaaaaaaaaaaaaaactacttttttttctcctccaggtGAGTTACTACTTCCCTCTGAAGACGCTGTGGCGCTCCTTCTTTGCCGCCCTGGTGGCCGCCTTCGTCCTGCGCTCCATCAACCCGTTCGGCAACAGCCGCTTGGTGCTCTTCTACGTGGAGTACCACACGCCCTGGTACCTGTTTGAGCTCATCCCCTTCATCCTGCTGGGAGTGTTCGGAGGACTCTGGGGCGCTTTCTTCATCAAAGCGAACATTGCGTGGTGCAGACGACGCAAGTCAACGCGCTTCGGTAAGAACTTTGATTTATCAGTGCAGAGGGAAACAAATACACTCAGGGTTTAAACCTAGGAATGAAAAGGTAAGGAAGCGATACAGCTGTaacctctcccctctctctctctctctttaggaAAGTACCCGGTTTTGGAAGTGATCTTTGTGGCGGCCATCACCGCCGTGGTCGCGTTCCCGAACCCGTACACTCGTCAGAACACGAGCGAGCTGATCAAGGAGCTGTTCACAGACTGCGGCCCGCTGGAGTCCTCGCAGCTCTGTCAGTACCGCAGCCAGATGAACGGCAGCAAGGCCTTCTCAGACAACCCCAACAGACCGGCCGGGCCCGGAGTCTACGCCGCCATGTGGCAGCTGTGCCTGGCACTCATCTTCAAAATCATCATGACCATCTTCACCTTCGGACTCAAGGTGAAGCCTCACTcttcccccacacacacacacacacacacacacacacacgtatcagcaccttaaaaacattttccgtTCGCCCCTTTAGGTTCCGTCAGGTTTGTTCATCCCCAGCATGGCCATCGGGGCGATCGCAGGGCGCATCGTCGGCATCGCCATGGAGCAGCTCGCCTACTATCACCACGACTGGTTCCTGTTTAAAGAGTGGTGCGAGGTGGGAGCCGACTGCATCACCCCGGGGCTCTACGCCATGGTGGGGGCCGCCGCCTG
This portion of the Labrus bergylta chromosome 22, fLabBer1.1, whole genome shotgun sequence genome encodes:
- the clcn3 gene encoding H(+)/Cl(-) exchange transporter 3 isoform X5; the protein is MSNGGGAPSSTTHLLDFLEEPIPGVGTYDDFHTIDWVREKCKDRERHRKINSKKKESAWEFTKSLYDAWSGWLVVTLTGLASGALAGLIDIAADWLNDLKEGVCLSAMWFNHEQCCWTSNETTFAERDKCPQWKSWAELILGQAEGPGSYIMNYFMYIYWALSFAFLAVCLVKVFAPYACGSGIPEIKTILSGFIIRGYLGKWTLMIKTITLVLAVASGLSLGKEGPLVHVACCCGNIFSYLFPKYSKNEAKKREVLSAASAAGVSVAFGAPIGGVLFSLEEVSYYFPLKTLWRSFFAALVAAFVLRSINPFGNSRLVLFYVEYHTPWYLFELIPFILLGVFGGLWGAFFIKANIAWCRRRKSTRFGKYPVLEVIFVAAITAVVAFPNPYTRQNTSELIKELFTDCGPLESSQLCQYRSQMNGSKAFSDNPNRPAGPGVYAAMWQLCLALIFKIIMTIFTFGLKVPSGLFIPSMAIGAIAGRIVGIAMEQLAYYHHDWFLFKEWCEVGADCITPGLYAMVGAAACLGGVTRMTVSLVVIVFELTGGLEYIVPLMAAVMTSKWVGDAFGREGIYEAHIRLNGYPFLDAKEEFTHTTLAREVMRPRRSDPPLAVLTQDDLTVEELQATINETSYNGFPVIVSKESQRLVGLALRRDITIAIENARRKQEGIMLNSRVYFTQHAPTLPADSPRPLKLRSILDMSPFTVTDHTPMEIVVDIFRKLGLRQCLVTHNGIVLGIITKKNILEHLEELKQQEEPLAASWYYHKKRHPPSHGSNGKQRPRVHHVQLIRSFQDGRGGGHDEEEDEVVCLLDGSDL
- the clcn3 gene encoding H(+)/Cl(-) exchange transporter 3 isoform X6; translation: MEEEDAAADPYLPYDGGGDTIPLQELPKKRGSNYAMSNGGGAPSSTTHLLDFLEEPIPGVGTYDDFHTIDWVREKCKDRERHRKINSKKKESAWEFTKSLYDAWSGWLVVTLTGLASGALAGLIDIAADWLNDLKEGVCLSAMWFNHEQCCWTSNETTFAERDKCPQWKSWAELILGQAEGPGSYIMNYFMYIYWALSFAFLAVCLVKVFAPYACGSGIPEIKTILSGFIIRGYLGKWTLMIKTITLVLAVASGLSLGKEGPLVHVACCCGNIFSYLFPKYSKNEAKKREVLSAASAAGVSVAFGAPIGGVLFSLEEVSYYFPLKTLWRSFFAALVAAFVLRSINPFGNSRLVLFYVEYHTPWYLFELIPFILLGVFGGLWGAFFIKANIAWCRRRKSTRFGKYPVLEVIFVAAITAVVAFPNPYTRQNTSELIKELFTDCGPLESSQLCQYRSQMNGSKAFSDNPNRPAGPGVYAAMWQLCLALIFKIIMTIFTFGLKVPSGLFIPSMAIGAIAGRIVGIAMEQLAYYHHDWFLFKEWCEVGADCITPGLYAMVGAAACLGGVTRMTVSLVVIVFELTGGLEYIVPLMAAVMTSKWVGDAFGREGIYEAHIRLNGYPFLDAKEEFTHTTLAREVMRPRRSDPPLAVLTQDDLTVEELQATINETSYNGFPVIVSKESQRLVGLALRRDITIAIENARRKQEGIMLNSRVYFTQHAPTLPADSPRPLKLRSILDMSPFTVTDHTPMEIVVDIFRKLGLRQCLVTHNGRLLGIITKKDILRHMAQMANKDPESIMFN
- the clcn3 gene encoding H(+)/Cl(-) exchange transporter 3 isoform X1, whose product is MESEQLYHRGYCRNSYNSIASASSDEELLEAAGVIMDFHTTEDDNLLDGDAASPGSNYAMSNGGGAPSSTTHLLDFLEEPIPGVGTYDDFHTIDWVREKCKDRERHRKINSKKKESAWEFTKSLYDAWSGWLVVTLTGLASGALAGLIDIAADWLNDLKEGVCLSAMWFNHEQCCWTSNETTFAERDKCPQWKSWAELILGQAEGPGSYIMNYFMYIYWALSFAFLAVCLVKVFAPYACGSGIPEIKTILSGFIIRGYLGKWTLMIKTITLVLAVASGLSLGKEGPLVHVACCCGNIFSYLFPKYSKNEAKKREVLSAASAAGVSVAFGAPIGGVLFSLEEVSYYFPLKTLWRSFFAALVAAFVLRSINPFGNSRLVLFYVEYHTPWYLFELIPFILLGVFGGLWGAFFIKANIAWCRRRKSTRFGKYPVLEVIFVAAITAVVAFPNPYTRQNTSELIKELFTDCGPLESSQLCQYRSQMNGSKAFSDNPNRPAGPGVYAAMWQLCLALIFKIIMTIFTFGLKVPSGLFIPSMAIGAIAGRIVGIAMEQLAYYHHDWFLFKEWCEVGADCITPGLYAMVGAAACLGGVTRMTVSLVVIVFELTGGLEYIVPLMAAVMTSKWVGDAFGREGIYEAHIRLNGYPFLDAKEEFTHTTLAREVMRPRRSDPPLAVLTQDDLTVEELQATINETSYNGFPVIVSKESQRLVGLALRRDITIAIENARRKQEGIMLNSRVYFTQHAPTLPADSPRPLKLRSILDMSPFTVTDHTPMEIVVDIFRKLGLRQCLVTHNGIVLGIITKKNILEHLEELKQQEEPLAASWYYHKKRHPPSHGSNGKQRPRVHHVQLIRSFQDGRGGGHDEEEDEVVCLLDGSDL
- the clcn3 gene encoding H(+)/Cl(-) exchange transporter 3 isoform X3, producing the protein MESEQLYHRGYCRNSYNSIASASSDEELLEAAGVIMDFHTTEDDNLLDGDAASPGSNYAMSNGGGAPSSTTHLLDFLEEPIPGVGTYDDFHTIDWVREKCKDRERHRKINSKKKESAWEFTKSLYDAWSGWLVVTLTGLASGALAGLIDIAADWLNDLKEGVCLSAMWFNHEQCCWTSNETTFAERDKCPQWKSWAELILGQAEGPGSYIMNYFMYIYWALSFAFLAVCLVKVFAPYACGSGIPEIKTILSGFIIRGYLGKWTLMIKTITLVLAVASGLSLGKEGPLVHVACCCGNIFSYLFPKYSKNEAKKREVLSAASAAGVSVAFGAPIGGVLFSLEEVSYYFPLKTLWRSFFAALVAAFVLRSINPFGNSRLVLFYVEYHTPWYLFELIPFILLGVFGGLWGAFFIKANIAWCRRRKSTRFGKYPVLEVIFVAAITAVVAFPNPYTRQNTSELIKELFTDCGPLESSQLCQYRSQMNGSKAFSDNPNRPAGPGVYAAMWQLCLALIFKIIMTIFTFGLKVPSGLFIPSMAIGAIAGRIVGIAMEQLAYYHHDWFLFKEWCEVGADCITPGLYAMVGAAACLGGVTRMTVSLVVIVFELTGGLEYIVPLMAAVMTSKWVGDAFGREGIYEAHIRLNGYPFLDAKEEFTHTTLAREVMRPRRSDPPLAVLTQDDLTVEELQATINETSYNGFPVIVSKESQRLVGLALRRDITIAIENARRKQEGIMLNSRVYFTQHAPTLPADSPRPLKLRSILDMSPFTVTDHTPMEIVVDIFRKLGLRQCLVTHNGRLLGIITKKDILRHMAQMANKDPESIMFN
- the clcn3 gene encoding H(+)/Cl(-) exchange transporter 3 isoform X2 produces the protein MEEEDAAADPYLPYDGGGDTIPLQELPKKRGSNYAMSNGGGAPSSTTHLLDFLEEPIPGVGTYDDFHTIDWVREKCKDRERHRKINSKKKESAWEFTKSLYDAWSGWLVVTLTGLASGALAGLIDIAADWLNDLKEGVCLSAMWFNHEQCCWTSNETTFAERDKCPQWKSWAELILGQAEGPGSYIMNYFMYIYWALSFAFLAVCLVKVFAPYACGSGIPEIKTILSGFIIRGYLGKWTLMIKTITLVLAVASGLSLGKEGPLVHVACCCGNIFSYLFPKYSKNEAKKREVLSAASAAGVSVAFGAPIGGVLFSLEEVSYYFPLKTLWRSFFAALVAAFVLRSINPFGNSRLVLFYVEYHTPWYLFELIPFILLGVFGGLWGAFFIKANIAWCRRRKSTRFGKYPVLEVIFVAAITAVVAFPNPYTRQNTSELIKELFTDCGPLESSQLCQYRSQMNGSKAFSDNPNRPAGPGVYAAMWQLCLALIFKIIMTIFTFGLKVPSGLFIPSMAIGAIAGRIVGIAMEQLAYYHHDWFLFKEWCEVGADCITPGLYAMVGAAACLGGVTRMTVSLVVIVFELTGGLEYIVPLMAAVMTSKWVGDAFGREGIYEAHIRLNGYPFLDAKEEFTHTTLAREVMRPRRSDPPLAVLTQDDLTVEELQATINETSYNGFPVIVSKESQRLVGLALRRDITIAIENARRKQEGIMLNSRVYFTQHAPTLPADSPRPLKLRSILDMSPFTVTDHTPMEIVVDIFRKLGLRQCLVTHNGIVLGIITKKNILEHLEELKQQEEPLAASWYYHKKRHPPSHGSNGKQRPRVHHVQLIRSFQDGRGGGHDEEEDEVVCLLDGSDL
- the clcn3 gene encoding H(+)/Cl(-) exchange transporter 3 isoform X4; the encoded protein is MESEQLYHRGYCRNSYNSIASASSDEELLEAAGVIMDFHTTEDDNLLDGDAASPGSNYAMSNGGGAPSSTTHLLDFLEEPIPGVGTYDDFHTIDWVREKCKDRERHRKINSKKKESAWEFTKSLYDAWSGWLVVTLTGLASGALAGLIDIAADWLNDLKEGVCLSAMWFNHEQCCWTSNETTFAERDKCPQWKSWAELILGQAEGPGSYIMNYFMYIYWALSFAFLAVCLVKVFAPYACGSGIPEIKTILSGFIIRGYLGKWTLMIKTITLVLAVASGLSLGKEGPLVHVACCCGNIFSYLFPKYSKNEAKKREVLSAASAAGVSVAFGAPIGGVLFSLEEVSYYFPLKTLWRSFFAALVAAFVLRSINPFGNSRLVLFYVEYHTPWYLFELIPFILLGVFGGLWGAFFIKANIAWCRRRKSTRFGKYPVLEVIFVAAITAVVAFPNPYTRQNTSELIKELFTDCGPLESSQLCQYRSQMNGSKAFSDNPNRPAGPGVYAAMWQLCLALIFKIIMTIFTFGLKVPSGLFIPSMAIGAIAGRIVGIAMEQLAYYHHDWFLFKEWCEVGADCITPGLYAMVGAAACLGGVTRMTVSLVVIVFELTGGLEYIVPLMAAVMTSKWVGDAFGREGIYEAHIRLNGYPFLDAKEEFTHTTLAREVMRPRRSDPPLAVLTQDDLTVEELQATINETSYNGFPVIVSKESQRLVGLALRRDITIAIENARRKQEGIMLNSRVYFTQHAPTLPADSPRPLKLRSILDMSPFTVTDHTPMEIVVDIFRKLGLRQCLVTHNGIVLGIITKKNILEHLEELKQQEEPLFDDI